The window CATTTACAACATAGATTTTATTGATATAGTCATTCTATATTAATGAAATATAGGGCAGGAAATGGGCCTCTCACTAACTCCCTACGGGTGAGTTTTAAAGGCGTTTATCCTGCGTTACTGATTTTGACAATGGAATAACCATTCTCTGCAATCAAAGCCTTGTCTAAAAGCCTTTAAATTCTCACTGAGTGAGCAATAATTTAATGGGATTGGTATTATTAGATTATCTGGTTTTAATCAGATAGTTATAAAAAATAAAAACAAAAAATAATAAATAGAATAAGGAAAAAGTTATGAAGCAAGTCGGTTTGTACTTGATGATTGCAGGTATTGCATCGCTATTATTGAACCTGGTTGGTTACGAGTTAAAAATCCTGATGTGGGTTGATAACTGGGGTGATACAACAGGTTGGGCAATTCGCCTTGGAGCGATTGTTGTCGGTGCACTAATGTTCTTTGCCATCAAGGAAGCACCGGAACAGGAAACGCAGGAAGAATTAAAAGAAGAGTCGTAATTCTTCCGAGCTAACTAATACCAATACCGGGTGGTCTTTATATGCTGTTTGATTGTGCCCGGTCTTACTTTCCTGGATTCATCCTCCAACCAAACCCAACCAAACCCAACTAAACCTTACGCAAAAATTCTACGCATTAGCTATTCACATATCAGCGTAGAGGTAAACACCACTGCAATCTTCGCATTTATAAAAACCAAAAGCTTAACAGATAGAACCGAGATGAGTTAATCTGGGCGTGCGAAAAATTCGAGAGCTATTAAGAATCAGGGCTAATCGCCGTTAAAAAACACAATCCGTCTACAAAATAAGCAAACAAACTATTTTTTTAAATTTTCTGAAAAAAACGCTTGCGCTTTAAACTGCCTTCCCTATAATGCACATCGTTCGCGGGAGTGGCGGAATTGGTAGACGCGCTGGATTTAGGTTCCAGTATCCTCAGGATGTGAGAGTTCAAGTCTCTCCTCCCGCACCATTAAAACCTCCGAAGGTAATTTCTAACGAGATTAACTTCGGAGGTTTTTTCGTTTCAGGCTTTAAATCTTTAGGCCAGAATCGTTGAATGACGTTCAACAATTCTGCCCCCATGATCTACCAAGATCTATAAACCGCAGGCGTATGCCAGAACTTTGTCCTTAATAGGACCCATTCGCTGTGCACCGAACAAACCCAGGTTACGCAATAGTTTGATTGGTCCTGCAGGTTGTTTAAATCCCCGGTAAATCAAATCCATCGTCGTCATCATCAAAAGGTTATCGTTGCGACGTTGCTTCTCGTATCGCCTTAATACCGAGGCATCCGCATAATGTTCGCCAGAGCCAATGGCTTTGGCAATAACTTCCTGCAATGCGTGCACATCTTTAAACCCCATGTTCACCCCCTGCCCCGCCAACGGATTAATTGAATGGGCGGCATCACCAACCAGTACCACTCGATTTTTCACATATTGATTGGCGTGGCGACGAATCAATGGGAATGCGCCTTTATCAATCACTTCAATATTTCCCAAGCGCTTTGGAAAGTGTTCGATAATCCGCTGTTGTAATTGGCTACTCGATAAGTTGACCAATTCGTTGATGGTTTGTGGTTTGTCGTACCAAACCAAAGAGGCTCGATTTCCACTTAAAGGCAGGAACGCTACCGGCGCACCGTTTACAAAATGTTGCCAGGTAATGTCTTGCTGATCCTGTTCGGTTTTTACATTAATCAGCATTGCAGAATGCTGGTAATCCCAACCGCTGGTACCTATCTTGGCCAAATTTCTGACCATGGAATTTCCACCATCTGCGCCAACCAGTATTTCGCTTTCAATGGTGATATCACCCAAAGTCGCAGTTATCCCATCCTCACGGTTTTCAATCTTGGATAATTTTTGCGGGGCGAATACTTTAATGTTGCTTCTTGCTTTGATTTGCAGCCAGGCCGCCGCTTGTATCAGGTGATTTTCCACCATGTGGCCAAGGTGAGATTGTTTAATCTGATCACAGTGAAATTCCGCATAGCTTAGCCCCTGCTCCCAAACCGCGAGGCGACGATATGGCGTCACCCGCCATAACTGCACTTGTTGCCAGATGCGTAAACTGCGTAATAGCTGCTCTGAGCCAAGTGAAACGGCGGAGACTCGCAAGTTGTAATCTTGCTGTTGATCATAATCCCCGGGGTTATCCAGCAAATTACTATCTGGTCTATGGGTGTCCACAAGAGCAATTTTCAGCCCAAGGTCAGCAAGCGCAACCGCGGTTGTTGCGCCAACCATACCGCCACCAATAACCAGACAGTCAAACTTTTCCATCGAGCCTTTAACCCTTTTAACACGTTTTTTGCAATTCTAATATTGATTGTAATGGACAACACTAGCTTGATACCAGCGCATTTTCTGGGAAAACAAATATCCCAGTAAATTGCGATTTATGTCTAAGAATCATAGCGTTAACAAGCTGTACGATAAACCACCAGAAATGCACGATAAAATACTGATCTTAGAGAGTATGTAACAAAGTAATTAATAACGCGGTTTTCGACACAAATGCTTACAAGCGTCGCGCAACCTTTTTTTAACATTATCTATCTTAAGAGCTGACAAATTTAAAAACTTTTAGGAAAAAATGATGAAAACTTTAGCTATGACTTTGTTATCGACGGCCCTGATGGTATCGCTTCCTTCACAAGCCAATGACGAAAAACCTGAAAATGCAGTTTCGGTTACTGACGTTTATACCGTAATGTATACGCAAAAAGCCGATTTGATCGCCCAGAAAACACAGCACACCCTGCAATATCTAAATTATCAGGGGCGGCTGGACATCTATGAGCAGGCTCGCAAGACTATTGCCGACATTGGTCAGGAAACAAGCCAGTTTGATCAGCAATTAGCCCGTGGTGAAACCTGGAAAGATTCTGACAATGCCGCTGAATAATTGTGAGTTTATCGCTCCAATAACCAGCAATAAATTAAGGCAAGAATAACAGCTCACTGTTTCTTGCCTTTTTTCTATCTGCCTATCTCCTGACTTCCAGGCCCTCAACTTTACAAATTAATAACAGCCAGACAGTGGCGTGGCGTCACAAGAAAGAGTAAAATATGCTCCTTTTTTATTTTGACCACACTCAAGGGCGATTGGCGTTACAAATAGATTCCATGAACGCCAGTATAAATAAGCCCTCACCCGCAGAAACAGGGTGTACAGATTGGGGGGCAGA is drawn from Thalassotalea sp. PS06 and contains these coding sequences:
- a CDS encoding FAD-dependent monooxygenase, with translation MEKFDCLVIGGGMVGATTAVALADLGLKIALVDTHRPDSNLLDNPGDYDQQQDYNLRVSAVSLGSEQLLRSLRIWQQVQLWRVTPYRRLAVWEQGLSYAEFHCDQIKQSHLGHMVENHLIQAAAWLQIKARSNIKVFAPQKLSKIENREDGITATLGDITIESEILVGADGGNSMVRNLAKIGTSGWDYQHSAMLINVKTEQDQQDITWQHFVNGAPVAFLPLSGNRASLVWYDKPQTINELVNLSSSQLQQRIIEHFPKRLGNIEVIDKGAFPLIRRHANQYVKNRVVLVGDAAHSINPLAGQGVNMGFKDVHALQEVIAKAIGSGEHYADASVLRRYEKQRRNDNLLMMTTMDLIYRGFKQPAGPIKLLRNLGLFGAQRMGPIKDKVLAYACGL